One part of the Gossypium raimondii isolate GPD5lz chromosome 1, ASM2569854v1, whole genome shotgun sequence genome encodes these proteins:
- the LOC105785741 gene encoding nuclear transport factor 2B, whose amino-acid sequence MDPDAVAKAFVDHYYSTFDANRAGLANLYQEGSMLTFEGQKIQGSQSIVAKLTSLPFQQCKHNITTVDCQPSGAGGVLVFVSGTLQLAGEQHALKFSQMFHLMPTPQGSFYVLNDIFRLNYA is encoded by the exons ATGGATCCAGACGCTGTAGCCAAGGCTTTTGTCGATCACTACTACTCGACATTCGATGCGAACCGGGCCGGTTTAGCCAATCTCTACCAGGAAGGTTCCATGTTGACCTTTGAAGGTCAAAAGATCCAAGGCTCTCAGAGCATTGTCGCTAAGCTAACCAGCCTTCCTTTCCAGCAGTGCAAGCACAATATTACCACCGTTGATTGCCAGCCATCTGGCGCCGGCGGCGTCCTCGTCTTCGTCTCTGGAACACTACAACTCGCCGGCGAACAACATGCTCTCAAGTTTAGCCAG ATGTTTCATTTGATGCCAACACCACAAGGAAGCTTTTATGTGTTGAATGACATATTCAGGTTAAACTACGCGTGA